ACCTATCAGGTCCAAATGCCCTGTTGACGACGGGCATGGAATAGCCGTATGCGCGCCTGTGTTGGCTCGGGACATGGCATTCGACAGTCTCGGACGGTTCGGAGTGTGGCGGGCGTACAACGGGTTCAGCCCGGAGGACGCGCGGGAGTTGGAGCAGCTGGGCTACGGCACGCTGTGGTTGGGCGCCTCACCGCCCGCGGATCTCGCTTCGGTCGAGCCGTTGTTGGAGGCGACCGAGACGATCACCGTGGCCACCAGCATCGTGAACATCTGGGCGTCGTCGGCGAAGGAGGCCGCCGAATCGTTCCACCGGATCGAGGCGCGTTTCCCCGGCCGGTTCCTGCTCGGCGTCGGCGCCGGGCACCCCGAACACACCGGTGAATACCGCAAGCCCTACGACGCGCTGGTCGAGTACCTCGACGAACTCGACGCCGCTGGTGTGCCCGTCGAGCGCCGCGCGGTGGCCGCGCTCGGCCCGCGCGTGCTGAAACTGGCCGCCGAGCGGTCCGCGGGCGCGCTGCCGTATTTCGTGCCGCCGGAGCACACCGCGCAGGCCCGCCGCACGATCGGCCCTGATGCCCTGCTGGCGACCGAGCACAAGGTCGCGCTGACCGACGATCCGAGCAAGGCGCACGCGATAGCCGATGGGACGATCGGGTTCTACCTCGGCCTGACGAACTACGTGTCGAACCTTCGCCGGTTCGGCTTCACCGACGCCGACCTCACCACTCCACCCGGCGATCGGGTGTTCGACGCCGTCGTCGCGCACGGCACGCCGGAACAGGTCGCCGCCCGATTGATCGAACACCTCGACGCGGGCGCGAACCACGTGGCCCCG
The DNA window shown above is from Nocardia sp. NBC_01730 and carries:
- a CDS encoding LLM class F420-dependent oxidoreductase — protein: MAFDSLGRFGVWRAYNGFSPEDARELEQLGYGTLWLGASPPADLASVEPLLEATETITVATSIVNIWASSAKEAAESFHRIEARFPGRFLLGVGAGHPEHTGEYRKPYDALVEYLDELDAAGVPVERRAVAALGPRVLKLAAERSAGALPYFVPPEHTAQARRTIGPDALLATEHKVALTDDPSKAHAIADGTIGFYLGLTNYVSNLRRFGFTDADLTTPPGDRVFDAVVAHGTPEQVAARLIEHLDAGANHVAPQILGDDYLAALRILAPLLAERS